In Dyella terrae, one DNA window encodes the following:
- the zipA gene encoding cell division protein ZipA, whose protein sequence is MTPQPVLAFAWNPAVGIPMAIVGLIVLALIWLFGQPKKEQGRRRVVLAPGEERRDPTFGDVDIRGDGEPSFSARDDFQMDFDTKPAQGELDMGLREELERLGQTLAGERQGRPTMSKPSSGAASIIEALRAPPEEFLASQQMPVAPAPIPGAAVEAPKPVPMAAEASSVAMSPAPDAPAPAKPEAPRVPPRSDLGKRPAQMPVERIVTLFVVAREGESFHGTDLIVAAEKAGLEFGDMGIYHRLVDGKREQGPVFSVANMLKPGNFDLSRLEALRSPGLSFFMTLPAPIPALDAWDAMLPTAQRLAELLDGQVLDEERNALGRQRIAHIRDELRGWDRDHEGKEIVFGR, encoded by the coding sequence ATGACCCCGCAGCCCGTGCTCGCCTTTGCGTGGAATCCGGCCGTCGGCATTCCGATGGCCATCGTCGGCCTGATCGTGCTCGCGCTGATCTGGCTGTTCGGCCAGCCAAAGAAAGAGCAGGGGCGTCGCCGCGTGGTCCTTGCACCCGGTGAAGAGCGTCGTGATCCGACGTTTGGCGACGTCGACATCCGTGGCGATGGCGAACCTTCCTTCAGCGCGCGCGACGACTTCCAGATGGACTTCGATACCAAGCCTGCGCAAGGCGAGCTCGACATGGGCCTTCGCGAGGAACTGGAGCGCCTGGGTCAGACGCTGGCAGGTGAGCGCCAGGGGCGCCCGACCATGAGCAAGCCCTCCAGCGGTGCGGCGTCGATCATCGAGGCTTTGCGTGCGCCGCCGGAAGAATTCCTTGCGTCGCAGCAGATGCCGGTGGCGCCCGCGCCGATTCCGGGCGCAGCCGTCGAAGCGCCGAAGCCCGTTCCGATGGCGGCCGAAGCGTCTTCCGTCGCCATGTCACCGGCACCTGACGCACCAGCTCCCGCCAAGCCCGAGGCGCCGCGTGTGCCGCCGCGCTCGGATCTCGGCAAGCGCCCCGCGCAGATGCCTGTCGAGCGCATCGTGACGCTGTTCGTGGTGGCGCGTGAAGGTGAAAGCTTCCACGGTACTGACCTGATCGTGGCGGCGGAAAAAGCCGGGCTCGAGTTTGGTGACATGGGGATTTATCACCGTCTTGTCGACGGCAAGCGCGAGCAGGGTCCGGTGTTCAGCGTCGCGAACATGCTCAAGCCAGGCAACTTTGACCTGTCGCGGCTGGAGGCCCTGCGTAGCCCGGGCCTGAGTTTCTTCATGACCTTGCCAGCGCCGATTCCGGCACTGGATGCGTGGGACGCGATGTTGCCGACGGCGCAACGCCTGGCGGAGCTGCTCGACGGCCAGGTCCTGGACGAGGAGCGCAACGCGCTCGGTCGCCAGCGCATTGCGCACATCCGCGATGAACTGCGCGGCTGGGATCGCGACCATGAAGGCAAAGAAATCGTCTTCGGTCGCTGA
- a CDS encoding OprO/OprP family phosphate-selective porin — MRPLEGGFDLPVACLRVNGYLMIDAASYSDDALGHNSLSVRRADINFRRMVWRDWLFYADSELVNGRLEFKDVYLRKALPRVGTLTIGNQQEPFGLEQYGSFRTTTFLERATTNALAPSRSVGIASNDFHGPWVWSYGLFTAGTKDEGRTQRGVALTGRLVRLLHVEDGLYHLAATFSTRHSGSDHEQRFKSAPEVQLSNGDVFLDTGTIAHANGVIRYGFEAAHVRGPFSWQAEWMHARVPRDNGLPSLNFRGWYAYASWFLTDDTRPYRDGNATFGGVEPRSPWNGHGGGALELAARISRTDLNDLDIQGGAETNLSLGVNWYLDRSVRLSLNLIHAFELDKRGAEFDGKHPTALVGRLQYEF, encoded by the coding sequence ATGCGCCCGCTCGAAGGCGGCTTTGACCTGCCGGTGGCCTGCCTTCGCGTGAACGGCTACCTCATGATCGACGCTGCCAGCTATTCGGACGACGCCCTGGGCCACAACAGCCTGAGCGTCCGCCGCGCCGACATCAATTTCAGGCGCATGGTGTGGCGTGACTGGCTTTTCTACGCGGACAGCGAACTGGTCAACGGCAGGCTCGAGTTCAAAGACGTCTATCTGCGCAAGGCCTTGCCTCGCGTGGGAACACTGACCATCGGCAATCAGCAAGAGCCCTTCGGCCTGGAGCAATACGGCAGCTTCCGCACCACGACCTTTCTTGAACGGGCCACCACCAATGCCCTGGCGCCAAGCCGCAGCGTCGGCATCGCGTCGAACGATTTTCATGGACCCTGGGTATGGAGCTATGGATTGTTCACTGCAGGCACCAAGGACGAAGGACGGACGCAGCGTGGCGTCGCCCTCACCGGCCGACTGGTGCGGCTGCTGCACGTCGAGGACGGCCTGTATCACCTTGCCGCGACGTTCTCGACGCGCCATTCGGGGTCCGATCATGAGCAGCGATTCAAGTCAGCGCCCGAGGTTCAACTATCCAATGGCGATGTCTTCCTCGATACGGGCACGATCGCGCACGCCAATGGCGTCATACGCTACGGCTTCGAGGCGGCGCATGTACGCGGGCCGTTTTCCTGGCAAGCGGAGTGGATGCACGCGCGCGTGCCTCGTGACAACGGCCTGCCCTCGCTGAACTTTCGTGGCTGGTATGCCTATGCGAGCTGGTTCCTCACCGATGACACGCGGCCGTATCGGGACGGCAACGCCACGTTCGGCGGCGTCGAGCCGCGCTCGCCGTGGAACGGGCACGGCGGCGGCGCGCTGGAACTGGCCGCCCGAATCAGTCGCACCGACCTCAATGACCTGGATATCCAGGGTGGCGCTGAAACCAATCTGTCATTGGGCGTGAACTGGTACCTCGATCGATCGGTGCGGCTTTCGTTGAATCTGATCCACGCCTTTGAACTGGACAAGCGCGGCGCCGAGTTCGACGGCAAGCACCCCACGGCCCTGGTGGGACGACTGCAGTACGAATTCTGA
- a CDS encoding response regulator transcription factor gives MEATSVGDVAERALPAWHVAVLEDDASLRDQVIVPGLAQFGFKATGLGSAAELYRSMLAHAFDMIVLDLGLPDEDGVSVARYLRQFSAIGILVLTGRERQHDQVHSLDAGADVFLRKPAGVAELAASLHSLGRRLQAPLPGTTVDNETHSPGQGDWRLQTGGWHLVSPGGVVVSLSPSERCVMQLLVDARGAVVTRKDIIFALRQDSYDFDPHRLEMLIYRLRRKVRELALPVLPLVTVRSSGYAFVIGHPAASVP, from the coding sequence ATGGAAGCAACTTCAGTTGGCGATGTCGCGGAACGTGCCTTGCCGGCCTGGCACGTCGCGGTGCTGGAAGACGATGCGTCACTTCGGGACCAGGTCATCGTGCCTGGCCTGGCGCAGTTCGGATTCAAGGCGACGGGACTGGGCAGCGCCGCCGAGCTCTATCGCAGCATGCTGGCCCATGCCTTCGACATGATCGTCCTTGATCTGGGCCTGCCGGACGAAGATGGCGTTTCGGTGGCGCGCTATCTGCGGCAGTTTTCGGCGATCGGCATTCTGGTCCTGACCGGGCGCGAGCGTCAGCATGACCAGGTGCACTCACTGGATGCCGGCGCGGACGTATTCCTGCGCAAGCCCGCCGGCGTGGCCGAGCTTGCTGCGAGCCTGCACAGTCTGGGCCGGCGTTTGCAGGCGCCGCTGCCCGGAACAACCGTCGACAATGAAACCCATTCGCCCGGTCAGGGCGACTGGCGTCTTCAAACGGGTGGCTGGCACCTCGTCTCACCTGGTGGTGTCGTGGTCAGCCTTTCACCGTCCGAGCGCTGCGTCATGCAGTTGCTGGTCGATGCCCGGGGTGCGGTCGTGACCCGCAAGGACATCATCTTCGCGCTGCGGCAGGACTCCTACGATTTTGATCCGCACCGACTCGAAATGCTCATCTACCGGCTGAGACGCAAGGTGCGCGAACTGGCGCTGCCCGTGCTTCCGCTGGTCACGGTGCGCAGCAGCGGCTACGCCTTTGTGATCGGTCATCCTGCAGCTTCTGTTCCGTGA
- a CDS encoding YadA C-terminal domain-containing protein encodes MNRIFGKVWMGAHREPDVAPECAGRRQQGGRPLKAVTWTALLMAACGADTSWADVVSETASETAKSKQVPWLVAPVGTPDPDDSYADGGGATAGSRATSIGAGSSAGADDSSAYGARAKAMGASASAFGANAWAQEGDATALGAHAQALRASATAVGSGAQSQAESSTTIGYGAQVTTPALHGTALGARSQATARGAVAIGADSLADRIDTVAVGRAGGERQITHVAAGTQGTDAVNLSQLEKVASAVMDASLYFRAEGLRDGSDNASAVGDGALAAGRSSRATASGAVAVGADSVVAGIGAAALGQGAFAQGDASTALGQGAQAWGLGNVAIGSHATADAAQAATAIGLSSQASGEGSAAVGAGAQAWGNGSIASGFSSRSLGEAAVANGAYSAASGHFSTALGARAVAQGDRSTVAGSDAWAESDDAVAFGAWAHAVGTGAAALGSGATASAPDAVALGSLSLADRAQSVSVGRVGHERQVTNVKAGTEDTDAVNVRQLKDAVDGLGGGAPTHAVTYDDADHGTTTFDGADGTVLANVRRGGVHASSMEAVNGGQLHEHGDQVATHLGGGATMTALGITAPAYLIQGVNFGNVGDAFAAVDSKLGDLDVRVGDLEAGGSGGTRPDPGTPIPPGQIEEALVTARRYADNSAQQSLKDARAYTDQRVANLVSKSEFDSFRSDVNGRFNTLGNRIHRVGAMSSALAGMAGAIAAASGTDQRVSAAVGGYRGQGALAVGFGARIPGEGAVLVGGSLAGGGESSGTVGVSFGW; translated from the coding sequence ATGAACAGGATTTTCGGCAAGGTTTGGATGGGCGCTCACCGGGAACCGGACGTGGCACCGGAGTGCGCCGGCCGCAGGCAACAAGGTGGAAGGCCGCTGAAAGCGGTCACATGGACGGCACTGCTGATGGCCGCATGCGGTGCGGATACATCGTGGGCCGACGTCGTGAGCGAGACGGCATCGGAAACGGCGAAATCGAAGCAGGTCCCCTGGCTTGTGGCCCCCGTGGGCACGCCCGATCCGGATGACAGTTACGCCGATGGCGGTGGCGCAACGGCGGGCAGCAGGGCCACTTCCATCGGCGCCGGATCAAGTGCAGGTGCGGATGACTCATCGGCCTACGGCGCGCGTGCGAAGGCCATGGGTGCTTCTGCCTCGGCCTTCGGCGCCAATGCATGGGCGCAGGAAGGCGATGCGACCGCACTGGGCGCCCATGCCCAGGCACTGCGAGCCAGCGCAACGGCCGTCGGGAGCGGCGCGCAGTCGCAGGCCGAGTCGTCAACCACCATTGGCTACGGCGCACAGGTGACGACGCCAGCACTCCATGGCACGGCGCTCGGTGCGCGAAGCCAGGCCACAGCGCGCGGCGCTGTCGCCATCGGTGCCGACTCACTGGCGGATCGCATCGATACCGTCGCGGTGGGGCGTGCCGGAGGCGAGCGACAGATCACCCACGTGGCGGCCGGCACGCAGGGCACGGATGCGGTGAACCTGTCGCAATTGGAAAAAGTGGCCAGCGCCGTGATGGATGCGAGCCTGTACTTCCGCGCCGAAGGTCTGCGCGATGGCAGCGACAATGCCTCGGCTGTCGGAGACGGCGCGTTGGCAGCAGGCCGCAGCAGCCGAGCGACGGCCAGTGGCGCGGTGGCCGTGGGTGCGGACAGCGTGGTCGCGGGCATCGGCGCCGCTGCCTTGGGTCAGGGCGCCTTCGCCCAGGGCGACGCATCGACCGCGCTCGGCCAGGGCGCCCAGGCTTGGGGCCTTGGCAACGTGGCCATCGGCTCGCATGCCACCGCCGATGCAGCGCAGGCGGCCACGGCGATCGGATTGTCCAGCCAGGCAAGTGGCGAAGGCTCGGCGGCCGTGGGAGCGGGCGCTCAGGCGTGGGGTAACGGAAGCATCGCGTCCGGTTTCAGTTCCCGCAGCCTCGGGGAAGCTGCCGTGGCGAACGGTGCTTACAGCGCGGCTTCGGGCCATTTCAGTACGGCGCTCGGAGCACGCGCGGTTGCGCAGGGCGATCGCAGCACGGTCGCCGGTAGCGATGCCTGGGCCGAGAGCGACGACGCCGTGGCCTTCGGGGCTTGGGCGCATGCCGTCGGTACAGGTGCAGCCGCCCTGGGTAGCGGCGCTACCGCATCAGCGCCAGACGCCGTGGCTCTGGGTTCGCTATCCCTGGCCGATCGCGCGCAGAGTGTGTCGGTGGGGCGTGTTGGCCACGAGCGGCAGGTCACCAACGTCAAGGCGGGAACCGAAGACACCGATGCGGTCAATGTCCGACAGTTGAAGGATGCGGTGGACGGACTCGGCGGCGGCGCCCCCACGCACGCGGTGACCTATGACGACGCCGATCACGGCACCACGACTTTTGACGGCGCCGACGGCACGGTGTTGGCCAACGTTCGCAGGGGCGGCGTGCACGCCAGCAGCATGGAGGCCGTCAATGGTGGCCAGTTGCACGAACATGGGGACCAGGTCGCCACACACCTGGGTGGCGGTGCCACGATGACGGCACTAGGCATCACGGCGCCGGCTTATCTGATTCAGGGTGTGAACTTCGGCAACGTCGGTGATGCCTTTGCCGCTGTGGACAGCAAGCTCGGCGATCTGGACGTTCGCGTGGGTGACCTTGAGGCAGGTGGCTCGGGTGGCACCCGGCCCGATCCCGGTACGCCGATCCCGCCGGGTCAGATTGAAGAGGCCCTGGTTACCGCGCGGCGTTATGCGGATAACAGCGCGCAACAATCGCTCAAGGATGCCAGGGCCTATACCGACCAACGTGTGGCAAATCTCGTTAGCAAGTCGGAATTCGACAGTTTCCGGTCGGACGTCAACGGGCGATTCAACACGCTGGGCAACCGCATTCATCGCGTAGGTGCCATGAGTTCCGCGCTGGCCGGCATGGCAGGCGCCATCGCCGCGGCGTCAGGAACGGATCAACGGGTCAGTGCTGCGGTCGGTGGCTACCGCGGCCAGGGAGCTCTCGCGGTCGGCTTTGGCGCCCGGATACCCGGCGAAGGCGCCGTGCTTGTCGGTGGTTCGTTGGCCGGCGGCGGTGAATCGAGCGGCACCGTGGGTGTCAGTTTTGGGTGGTAG
- a CDS encoding HU family DNA-binding protein, with amino-acid sequence MAKTQKAAKKTTAKAAAKPAALKPIKDALSKSALVAHVADASGVVAKDVRAVLAALEGAVAGSIHKKGHGSFTLPGLLKITAVNVPAKPKRKGVNPFTKEEQWFAAKPASVKVKIRPLKKLKDAAA; translated from the coding sequence ATGGCCAAGACGCAGAAAGCCGCCAAGAAGACCACCGCCAAAGCAGCTGCCAAGCCGGCCGCTCTTAAGCCGATCAAGGATGCTCTGAGCAAGTCCGCTCTCGTCGCTCACGTCGCTGACGCCAGCGGTGTGGTCGCCAAGGACGTGCGCGCCGTTCTCGCTGCGCTGGAAGGTGCCGTGGCTGGCTCGATCCACAAGAAGGGCCATGGCTCGTTCACGCTGCCGGGTCTTCTGAAGATCACCGCTGTCAACGTGCCGGCCAAGCCGAAGCGCAAGGGTGTCAACCCGTTCACCAAGGAAGAGCAGTGGTTCGCTGCCAAGCCGGCTTCGGTGAAGGTGAAGATCCGTCCGCTCAAGAAGCTGAAGGACGCGGCCGCCTGA
- a CDS encoding DUF3300 domain-containing protein: MNSQIWRAGSTGLLFVMLGIMSGPTGAQSNPSPSSAQAAPSSQSAPVFKKEQLDQLLAPIALYPDALLSQILMATTYPSDVAEAAAWSKAHPKSQGDEAVKEVANQPWDPSVQSLVAFPQVLAQFSQQPDWVQNVGDAFLAQPKDVMDSVQRLRAQAQKAGNLKSNDQQKVVVQQSTPDTTVIEIQPTNPQVVYVPSYNPTVVYGSWAYPSYPPPYWPPPPGYAYPVMSGLAAGLAFGAGIAITNSLWGGCNWGGGDVDINVNRYNNINTNNRISGNGNRNGNVGWNHNAENRRGTPYRDSGSRQKYSPGVGGADQRQAYRGRTDSRDAQRQNAFNDFNRSTGGGAASNLRQNQGAGRDNVASRDRAGAGNRQGSQGIGGDRGNTANRGGNRAGTADRGGDFGNRGGGDFNRGGQAGNRQASSNRGSAFSGVQQPSASRSQMQRGQSSQQSFRSQRPSSSGRQVSRPSPSRGGGGGRGRR, encoded by the coding sequence ATGAACAGCCAGATCTGGCGAGCGGGTTCCACGGGATTGCTGTTCGTGATGCTGGGCATCATGTCCGGGCCCACGGGTGCACAAAGCAATCCATCCCCATCGAGCGCGCAGGCCGCCCCGAGCAGCCAGAGCGCCCCGGTCTTCAAAAAGGAACAGCTCGATCAGCTGCTCGCTCCGATCGCGTTGTATCCGGATGCCTTGTTGTCGCAGATCCTGATGGCGACCACGTATCCCAGCGATGTGGCGGAAGCGGCGGCCTGGTCGAAGGCGCACCCGAAGTCGCAAGGTGACGAAGCCGTCAAGGAAGTCGCCAATCAGCCGTGGGATCCCAGCGTGCAGTCGCTCGTCGCCTTTCCGCAGGTGTTGGCGCAGTTCTCCCAACAGCCGGACTGGGTCCAGAACGTCGGCGATGCCTTTCTGGCGCAACCCAAGGACGTGATGGATTCGGTGCAGCGCTTGCGCGCACAGGCCCAGAAGGCCGGCAACCTGAAATCCAACGATCAGCAGAAGGTGGTCGTGCAGCAGTCGACGCCCGATACCACGGTGATCGAGATCCAGCCGACCAATCCGCAAGTGGTCTACGTGCCGAGCTACAACCCCACTGTGGTGTATGGCTCATGGGCCTACCCGAGCTACCCGCCGCCGTACTGGCCGCCGCCGCCGGGATACGCGTATCCGGTGATGAGCGGGCTCGCCGCGGGCCTTGCCTTTGGCGCTGGCATCGCGATCACCAACTCGCTTTGGGGCGGTTGCAACTGGGGTGGTGGTGACGTCGACATCAACGTCAATCGCTACAACAACATCAACACCAATAATCGCATTAGCGGCAATGGCAACCGTAACGGCAACGTCGGCTGGAACCACAACGCCGAGAACCGGCGTGGTACGCCTTATCGCGATTCCGGCAGCCGCCAGAAGTATTCGCCGGGCGTCGGCGGCGCGGATCAGCGGCAGGCATATCGCGGGCGCACCGATTCGCGCGATGCACAGCGCCAGAATGCGTTCAACGATTTCAATCGCAGCACGGGTGGCGGCGCCGCGTCCAACCTTCGCCAGAACCAGGGCGCGGGCCGGGACAACGTGGCCTCGCGCGACCGCGCGGGTGCCGGTAACCGGCAAGGCTCGCAGGGCATCGGTGGCGATCGCGGCAATACCGCCAATCGCGGCGGCAACCGTGCAGGAACGGCCGATCGTGGCGGTGACTTCGGCAATCGCGGCGGCGGTGACTTCAATCGCGGCGGTCAGGCCGGCAATCGCCAGGCGTCGTCCAATCGCGGCAGCGCCTTCAGTGGTGTGCAGCAGCCCTCGGCTTCCCGTTCGCAGATGCAGCGGGGACAGTCGAGCCAGCAGTCCTTCCGTAGCCAGCGGCCCTCGTCGTCGGGTCGCCAGGTATCCCGTCCCAGTCCGTCGCGTGGTGGCGGCGGTGGCCGTGGCCGTCGATAG